From a single Nitrogeniibacter mangrovi genomic region:
- a CDS encoding PHA/PHB synthase family protein, with amino-acid sequence MHQVHEHWQTMVDPLGMAAPIIHAHLAWLAHPQELAEKCVAFSGQLWALQWHSLRRMIGAPSRSPIEPHSDDTRFNDPIWTDSATWDLVKSWYLLATRHTQDMLYSTPGLSSENRRRAAFWWRNWLNAVAPTNFLLTNPVALRKAAETHGDSLRQGWHNYLEDMRARMVRMSDPDGFKVGGNLGNTPGKVVMRNRLLEVIHYAPRQRKVHARPVVLITPWINKFYILDLNERKSMVRYLLDQGLDVYMTSWKNPDASMREVSFDDYILEGVHAIVETARAQSGQPSVHAVGYCIGGTALSIYMAWANRRFGEAAMPVSDWTLLTTLVDFRKPGDIEVFIDEGSVRYLCDSMARTGYLDGAQMASAFRLLRSNSLIWHYVEHGWLYGEPPPAFDVLFWNMDTTRMPYAMHAWYLRELYLHNRLIESDALTVAGEPIDLHRIMQPLYMVAAEDDHIAPWQQTFRMIHFVRGEKRFVLSSSGHILGIVNPPVTPPKRHYWAATAHRADRWEAWHARAPQSGGSWWTDWMDWLKPRSGDLIAARPAESADFPALDDAPGRYVLES; translated from the coding sequence ATGCATCAGGTTCATGAGCACTGGCAGACCATGGTCGACCCGCTGGGCATGGCGGCGCCCATCATCCATGCCCATCTGGCGTGGCTCGCGCATCCGCAGGAGCTGGCCGAGAAGTGTGTCGCCTTCTCCGGCCAGCTGTGGGCGTTGCAGTGGCACAGCCTGCGTCGCATGATCGGTGCGCCGAGCCGCAGCCCCATCGAGCCGCATTCGGACGATACCCGCTTCAACGACCCGATCTGGACCGACTCGGCGACCTGGGACCTGGTGAAATCCTGGTACCTGCTGGCCACCCGTCACACCCAGGACATGCTGTATTCGACCCCCGGGCTGTCGAGCGAGAACCGGCGCCGCGCCGCGTTCTGGTGGCGCAATTGGCTCAACGCCGTGGCGCCGACGAACTTCCTGCTGACCAATCCGGTGGCGCTGCGCAAGGCAGCGGAGACCCATGGCGACAGTCTGCGCCAGGGCTGGCACAACTACCTCGAGGACATGCGCGCCCGCATGGTGCGCATGTCCGATCCCGACGGATTCAAGGTCGGTGGCAACCTGGGCAATACGCCGGGCAAGGTGGTGATGCGTAACCGCCTGCTCGAGGTGATTCACTATGCGCCGCGTCAGCGCAAGGTGCATGCCCGGCCGGTGGTGCTGATCACCCCCTGGATCAACAAGTTCTACATTCTCGATCTGAACGAGCGCAAGAGCATGGTGCGCTACCTGCTCGACCAGGGGCTCGACGTCTACATGACGAGCTGGAAGAACCCGGACGCGTCCATGCGCGAGGTCAGCTTCGACGACTACATCCTCGAGGGCGTGCATGCCATCGTCGAGACGGCGCGCGCGCAGAGCGGGCAGCCTTCCGTGCATGCGGTGGGGTACTGCATCGGCGGCACGGCGCTGTCCATCTACATGGCCTGGGCCAATCGGCGCTTCGGCGAAGCGGCCATGCCGGTGTCCGACTGGACCCTGCTCACCACCCTGGTGGATTTCCGCAAACCCGGCGATATCGAGGTGTTCATCGACGAGGGCAGCGTCCGCTACCTGTGCGACAGCATGGCGCGCACCGGCTATCTGGACGGCGCCCAGATGGCCTCGGCATTCCGTCTGCTGCGTTCGAACTCCCTGATCTGGCACTACGTGGAGCACGGTTGGCTCTACGGGGAGCCGCCGCCGGCCTTCGACGTGCTGTTCTGGAACATGGACACCACGCGCATGCCCTACGCGATGCACGCCTGGTATCTGCGCGAGCTGTATCTGCACAACCGGCTCATCGAGTCCGACGCACTCACCGTGGCCGGCGAGCCGATCGACCTGCACCGGATCATGCAGCCGCTCTACATGGTGGCGGCCGAGGACGATCACATCGCGCCGTGGCAGCAGACCTTCCGCATGATTCACTTCGTGCGCGGCGAGAAGCGCTTCGTGCTCTCCAGTTCGGGGCACATTCTCGGCATCGTCAATCCCCCGGTCACGCCGCCCAAACGCCACTACTGGGCGGCCACGGCCCACCGGGCGGATCGTTGGGAAGCATGGCATGCGCGGGCGCCGCAGAGCGGCGGCAGCTGGTGGACCGACTGGATGGACTGGCTCAAGCCGCGCAGCGGTGATCTGATCGCGGCCCGCCCGGCCGAGTCGGCTGATTTTCCTGCACTGGACGATGCGCCCGGGCGTTATGTGCTTGAGTCGTGA
- a CDS encoding hemerythrin domain-containing protein has product MTTLSRIMHRDHTRCDMLFSEAEACAQAGQWRSCAALTAQFAETVLNHFSIEENAIFPGFEASTGMTSGPTAVMRSEHEQMRRLLEALGNAARNEDADGFGDSAETLLILMQQHNLKEENILYPMCEQALADDAGVREHLVILQKEMGDEQ; this is encoded by the coding sequence ATGACCACCCTTTCACGGATCATGCATCGCGATCACACGCGTTGCGACATGCTGTTCTCCGAGGCCGAAGCCTGCGCGCAGGCCGGTCAGTGGCGTTCGTGCGCGGCCCTGACGGCCCAGTTTGCCGAGACCGTGCTCAACCACTTTTCGATCGAGGAGAACGCCATTTTTCCCGGCTTCGAGGCCAGCACCGGCATGACTTCGGGCCCGACCGCCGTCATGCGTTCGGAGCACGAACAGATGCGTCGCCTGCTCGAGGCGCTCGGCAACGCGGCGCGCAACGAAGATGCGGACGGGTTCGGCGACAGCGCGGAAACGCTGCTGATCCTCATGCAACAGCATAACTTGAAGGAGGAGAACATCCTCTATCCCATGTGCGAGCAAGCGCTGGCCGACGATGCCGGGGTGCGCGAGCACCTGGTGATCCTGCAAAAGGAGATGGGCGATGAGCAATGA
- a CDS encoding DUF2249 domain-containing protein: MSNERAEPAVVVDARGMVPPEPLERTLEGLDVLGPGDTLLLIIPRQPGPLFDMLDQNGYTYEVSTREDGAFDIRIRQAG; the protein is encoded by the coding sequence ATGAGCAATGAACGAGCCGAGCCGGCCGTGGTGGTCGATGCGCGTGGCATGGTGCCGCCCGAACCCCTGGAGCGCACGCTCGAAGGTCTCGATGTGCTCGGGCCCGGCGACACCCTGCTGCTGATCATCCCGCGCCAGCCCGGGCCCCTGTTCGACATGCTTGACCAGAACGGCTACACCTACGAGGTTTCGACCCGCGAGGACGGGGCCTTCGACATCCGGATCCGTCAGGCCGGCTGA
- a CDS encoding Crp/Fnr family transcriptional regulator, with protein MSHDKIDIPGLLSRMPLFSAMSADDLTQIAEATREKRLRKGEMLFQRGDQPKGFYYVIFGQIKLAFSSPQGNEKVVEILGPHQSFGEAVLFMDKPYPVFAESLADTLLLHVARDAVFEQIDHDPGFSRRMLAGMAIRLHSMVRDVESYSLRSSTQRVIGYLLQQAHAEPCQDTQLVIDLPTSKQIIASRLNLTPETLSRIFNDLSTHKLITVQGKQITLHDIDKLRHYDA; from the coding sequence ATGAGCCACGACAAAATCGACATTCCCGGTCTGCTCAGTCGCATGCCGCTGTTCAGCGCCATGTCCGCCGACGATCTGACCCAGATCGCCGAGGCCACGCGCGAGAAGCGCCTGCGCAAGGGCGAGATGCTGTTCCAGCGCGGCGATCAGCCCAAGGGCTTCTACTACGTCATCTTCGGGCAGATCAAACTGGCCTTCTCCTCGCCACAGGGTAACGAAAAGGTGGTGGAAATCCTTGGCCCGCATCAAAGCTTCGGCGAGGCGGTGCTGTTCATGGACAAGCCCTACCCCGTGTTTGCCGAATCGCTCGCCGACACCCTGCTGCTCCATGTGGCCCGCGATGCGGTGTTCGAGCAGATCGATCACGACCCCGGCTTCTCCCGGCGCATGCTCGCGGGCATGGCGATCCGCCTGCACAGCATGGTGCGTGACGTGGAGTCCTATTCGCTGCGTTCGAGCACCCAGCGCGTCATCGGCTACCTGCTGCAGCAGGCCCACGCCGAGCCGTGCCAGGACACGCAGCTGGTCATCGACCTGCCGACGAGCAAGCAGATCATCGCCTCGCGGCTCAATCTCACCCCCGAAACCCTCTCGCGCATCTTCAACGATCTGTCCACCCACAAGCTGATCACGGTACAGGGCAAGCAGATCACGCTGCACGACATCGACAAGCTGCGTCACTACGACGCCTGA
- a CDS encoding NnrS family protein has protein sequence MNETRAPSRRAMLLVAPHRGMFFLGMLQCVLVMLPWWVEMILRAAGQGLAWPWPAPWWHAVMLLYGVFPFFVFGFLLTAMPRWQSHGDLAPSRYVWCWAVLVAGWGLIYAAFLWPLLRIPGVVLVGAGWAGVCAVLFPVMRRPGRGRLHAVPVWAALCAGLAGWSCVLMLALGGDGRWAAWAIDLGLWACLLPIFLSVCHRMVPFFSSSVLPDYTMVRPAWALWVLVAGSVLHGALNRLGLAELTWLVDLPMAAVGGWLTVSWQLRRSFAVRLLAMLHVGFAWFGVAMALFGVQSLLAFFGVSALGLAPLHVLVIGMFTVLALGMVSRVTLGHSGAALKADGLTWALSWAVQGVLLLRVAAELLPGAPLWLVFAATGWLCVFVLWTLRYLPVYLRPRVDGRDG, from the coding sequence ATGAATGAAACGCGTGCACCTTCACGTCGCGCCATGCTGCTGGTGGCCCCTCACCGGGGCATGTTCTTCCTCGGCATGCTCCAGTGCGTGCTGGTGATGTTGCCCTGGTGGGTGGAGATGATTCTGCGCGCGGCGGGGCAGGGCCTGGCCTGGCCATGGCCCGCGCCCTGGTGGCATGCGGTGATGCTGTTGTACGGCGTGTTCCCCTTCTTCGTGTTCGGCTTCCTGCTCACCGCCATGCCCCGCTGGCAGTCCCATGGCGATCTGGCGCCGTCGCGGTACGTCTGGTGTTGGGCTGTGCTGGTCGCCGGTTGGGGGCTGATCTATGCCGCCTTCCTGTGGCCGCTGCTGCGCATTCCGGGCGTCGTGCTCGTGGGTGCGGGCTGGGCCGGGGTGTGTGCGGTGCTGTTTCCGGTCATGCGACGCCCCGGGCGCGGGCGGCTGCATGCGGTGCCGGTCTGGGCCGCCCTGTGTGCCGGGCTCGCCGGCTGGTCGTGCGTCCTCATGCTGGCGCTGGGCGGAGACGGGCGCTGGGCGGCATGGGCCATCGATCTGGGGCTGTGGGCCTGCCTGCTGCCCATCTTCCTCAGCGTCTGCCATCGCATGGTGCCGTTCTTCTCCTCATCGGTGCTGCCGGACTACACCATGGTGCGTCCCGCCTGGGCGCTGTGGGTGCTGGTGGCCGGATCGGTGCTCCACGGGGCGCTGAACCGGCTGGGGCTGGCCGAGCTGACGTGGCTGGTGGATCTGCCGATGGCGGCCGTGGGGGGATGGCTGACCGTTTCCTGGCAGTTGCGTCGCAGCTTTGCGGTGCGCCTGCTCGCCATGCTTCATGTCGGCTTCGCCTGGTTCGGTGTGGCGATGGCGTTGTTCGGGGTGCAGTCGTTGCTGGCGTTTTTCGGTGTGAGCGCACTCGGGCTCGCACCGCTGCATGTGCTGGTGATCGGCATGTTCACCGTGCTGGCGCTGGGCATGGTGTCGCGGGTCACCCTGGGTCACTCGGGGGCGGCCCTCAAGGCCGATGGACTGACGTGGGCCTTGAGCTGGGCCGTGCAGGGCGTGCTGCTGCTGCGCGTGGCGGCCGAGCTGCTGCCCGGCGCGCCCCTGTGGCTGGTGTTCGCGGCCACCGGATGGCTGTGCGTGTTTGTCCTGTGGACTTTGCGGTATCTTCCTGTCTATCTGCGCCCGCGTGTGGATGGGCGCGACGGATAG
- a CDS encoding SirB2 family protein, translating into MYQVIKHVHLTSVALSLAGFLLRGFWMVTGSPLLKARLTRVLPHVVDTVLLGSALALVSFYDSVPAWVWAKVIGLLCYIVLGTIALKRGRTLTIRLVAMGAALLTFAWIVSVALTKQPAGFLA; encoded by the coding sequence ATGTACCAGGTCATCAAGCATGTGCATCTGACCAGCGTGGCGTTGAGCCTTGCCGGCTTCCTGTTGCGGGGGTTCTGGATGGTCACCGGTTCGCCGTTGCTCAAGGCGCGCCTGACCCGCGTCCTGCCGCACGTGGTCGATACCGTGCTGCTGGGCAGTGCCCTGGCGCTGGTGAGCTTCTACGACAGCGTGCCGGCGTGGGTGTGGGCCAAGGTCATCGGTTTGCTGTGCTACATCGTGCTGGGTACGATTGCGCTGAAACGTGGCCGGACGCTCACGATACGCCTGGTGGCGATGGGGGCGGCCCTGCTGACCTTCGCGTGGATCGTGTCGGTGGCCCTGACGAAACAGCCGGCCGGATTCCTGGCCTGA
- a CDS encoding hemerythrin domain-containing protein codes for MTESLIPIAPDLDEPLEILVACHGRMAAQLETLDRLVRWLPEHGADEDARRAATNVMRYFDTAAVNHHRDEEEDVFPLLLERCPPAARMRIRKLVAWVKDDHRALESAWAELRAFLTDIAEGRQAVLDADEVANFSAHYLNHIDREDNELFPFAVNVLTADDLKQLSKSMRARRTTTRAG; via the coding sequence ATGACCGAATCGCTCATTCCCATCGCACCGGATCTGGACGAACCGCTGGAGATTCTCGTTGCCTGCCACGGCCGCATGGCCGCACAGCTCGAAACCCTGGACCGGCTGGTGCGCTGGTTGCCCGAGCATGGCGCCGACGAGGATGCCCGCCGCGCGGCGACGAACGTGATGCGCTACTTCGACACCGCCGCCGTCAACCATCACCGGGACGAGGAGGAAGACGTCTTTCCCCTGCTGCTGGAGCGCTGTCCGCCAGCGGCACGGATGCGGATCCGCAAGCTCGTCGCCTGGGTCAAGGACGACCATCGGGCCCTGGAGTCGGCCTGGGCGGAGCTGCGCGCATTCCTGACCGACATCGCGGAGGGGCGTCAGGCAGTGCTTGACGCCGACGAGGTGGCGAACTTTTCCGCCCACTACCTCAATCACATCGACCGGGAAGACAACGAACTGTTTCCCTTTGCCGTGAATGTGCTGACGGCGGACGATCTGAAACAACTCAGCAAGAGCATGCGCGCGCGCCGGACCACGACGCGCGCCGGATGA